One Chiloscyllium plagiosum isolate BGI_BamShark_2017 chromosome 12, ASM401019v2, whole genome shotgun sequence DNA window includes the following coding sequences:
- the LOC122555253 gene encoding uncharacterized protein LOC122555253 isoform X5 has product MNVGDKYKIDVDMLATGHDKLGKQVLVECVGKTKDKPLIMFTPTSRLEVGLLHVYHDCSDDFQTSISGDLNNSSRSKHDDQDDSHFISSVSNDCLSARSLCELGSKEVAYPLRLEENRSNVLDLEETVSTCINQDSRESHDDSSGLSDTTLIDIYPSMLASMSNLLNRSYKTQTASRLIKHYRRLQLNVCKSKLNTTQDGIRMKGKMDVQISNVESYPIIELEACNGTNQVNRNVCSLKKFKTTECNFDSCISVIDAEGSETVQQTNSKSSETKDSNFSHFCHDAINSRSLPTSPCNPISPVLVTNCCNVSKTSSLKITSNESCLPQLDTMINSSFKCLSPKPNLSKAQSPYSRNIFNHLPEAQLSPSNNSMATKRNSIVNSKSPFRMLLHSSIISCTAQKIKRRHSFSSTCSVPGMFHSIQSPLKTPAREMDAFESVYQSLAHNSFSFPTAVKLPNVLNASPVPGRTVTSVTSVTNSSFQLSRKRAACTDQIMETSRLPLKRFCSLPESSSSRQDNPEMLTLNTILQGQNYHCTKINGFYSPGSQQQRGNLTVSSPIKWEDICRKYSSHGTVLPIVNSSGNTVSLCLSPRLRNRVSRKLVYNKLNTPV; this is encoded by the exons ATGAACGTGGGCGATAAATACAAAATAGATGTAGACATGCTGGCTACTGGCCATGATAAACTTGGAAAGCAAGTCTTG GTGGAATGTGTAGGGAAGACGAAAGACAAGCCATTGATCATGTTTACTCCCACGTCGAGGCTGGAAGTTGGATTGTTGCATGTTTATCATG ATTGCAGTGATGATTTTCAGACATCAATTTCTGGAGATTTAAATAATTCGTCAAGATCCAAGCATGATGATCAAGATGATTCACATTTCATTTCTTCTGTGTCTAATGACTGTTTGTCAGCAAGATCACTTTGTGAACTTGGTAGCAAGGAAGTTGCATATCCACTGAGACTTGAGGAAAACAGAAGCAATGTCTTAGATTTGGAAGAAACTGTATCCACTTGTATCAACCAAGATTCCAGGGAAAGCCACGATGATTCATCTGGTTTAAGTGATACAACCCTTATTGATATCTACCCAAGTATGCTAGCTTCGATGAGTAACTTACTCAACCGTAGTTACAAGACACAGACTGCCTCCAGATTGATAAAGCACTATCGACGTCTCCAGTTAAATGTATGtaaatcaaaattaaatacaACTCAAGATGGAATAAGAATGAAGGGCAAAATGGATGTCCAAATATCAAATGTGGAGAGTTATCCCATTATTGAATTGGAAGCATGTAATGGAACCAACCAAGTGAATAGAAACGTTTGTTCTCTGAAGAAATTCAAAACCACAGAATGTAATTTTGATTCATGTATTTCTGTGATTGATGCTGAAGGTTCTGAGACTGTGCAACAAACAAATTCCAAATCATCTGAAACTAAAGATTCCAACTTTAGCCATTTCTGTCATGATGCAATTAACTCTCGATCCCTACCAACAAGTCCTTGCAACCCAATAAGTCCTGTACTAGTTACAAATTGTTGCAATGTGAGCAAAACGTCAAGTCTAAAAATAACTTCTAATGAATCTTGTTTGCCTCAACTGGATACCATGATTAATTCTAGTTTCAAATGTTTGAGCCCAAAACCTAATCTGTCAAAGGCACAGTCACCATACTCAAGAAACATTTTTAATCATCTCCCTGAGGCACAACTATCGCCATCAAACAACAGTATGGCAACAAAAAGAAATTCTATTGTAAATTCCAAATCACCATTTAGAATGCTTTTGCATTCAAGTATTATTTCCTGTACTGCTCAAAAAATTAAAAGGAGACATTCGTTTTCCTCCACATGTTCTGTTCCAGGCATGTTCCATTCAATTCAGAGCCCGCTTAAAACTCCAGCAAGAGAGATGGATGCATTTGAATCGGTGTATCAAAGCTTGGCCCATAATTCATTCTCCTTTCCAACTGCTGTGAAACTTCCCAATGTATTGAATGCTTCTCCTGTCCCTGGTAGAACTGTTACATCAGTAACATCTGTTACCAATTCATCTTTCCAACTATCAAGAAAACGTGCTGCCTGTACAGACCAGATAATGGAAACTTCCCGATTACCATTAAAGAGATTCTGCTCTTTGCCAGAGTCCTCTAGTTCAAGACAGGATAATCCAGAAATGTTAACGCTGAATACTATATTGCAAGGACAGAATTACCACTGTACAAAAATAAATGGCTTTTATTCACCAGGAAGCCAGCAGCAAAGAGGG AACTTGACTGTGAGCTCACCTATTAAATGGGAAGATATCTGTAGAAAATACTCCAGTCATG GTACTGTTTTGCCTATTGTAAATAGTTCGGGAAATACCGTGAGTTTATGTTTATCACCTAGACTTCGGAACAG AGTTTCTAGAAAACTGGTCTATAACAAACTGAACACGCCGGTCTGA